From the Xiphophorus couchianus chromosome 11, X_couchianus-1.0, whole genome shotgun sequence genome, the window ttggttttgtagcACAGACTGTCTTTCGcgcatattttaataaacaattggTCCCAATTTACTACCATTTCATATAATCTATTTCTACattaaaatactcaaatttCTCTTTAATTGAGGTGGTTTGCCCAGGGCGCCCAACAGGCGAGGACCGTAACTGGTGAGGAGAACTGCAAGTGTCCTTTCATCAATTTGTGTTAAGGTTGCTGCAGTAATTCTAAAATTAcacaataaaatttttaatcagtatctttcttttaaaaaaaatgcgaCATTTAATATTGTTAGGACCAAACTCCGGcagattaaatgttaaaattatttttgactcaACCAAGAGGTGTTTAAGtgcaaaactttaatattacttccagtcagaagaaaaatgttagagaaaaaaaatgttactttaaattTTCATCTGGCAGGAGAATGAATGATTTCGAACTGTAAAACTATGAAAGTGTAAAATAGCAAACCTGAGTCAAACTTACCAGTCGCACTGAACcaagaataattaaaaactgaatatgTTTGGGaaggtctttttttcttttctttataaggtaaagagaaaatgttttacctaGCATGACAGGTTTAAAGATGGGATTTAATTATGTGTTGAGTTTTTAGaagttaatattttcaaatcacatttggaataaaatatatatatatatatatctgtccCCAGGAAGTCAGTCTGGTGGCTTTCCAATCGAGAAAAAAAGGGGCAAGTTTGTACTTCTAATGCTTTGTAGCTAATCAAACCATCTCACACACATTTTGTGATTGTGTTCCTGGTGTGAAATTAGCTTATAGTGCTACTGAAAAGTACCATTAAGGAATTTCATACCGCTGATTTTATTCCCATTCAAGATCTAAATCCTGTTTTCCTGGTTCACTGCCACCCTTGTGTTTTCCTCACCTCCTACGTAAAACTGAATGGGCTGAATTCATCTTTAGTTTCTGAATTAAAGATGAATGTGGCCGAACGACCCAACTTTTTGGCTGTGAGAGCACATCATGTCGTACTCATCTTTAAAACGGGACGCTTCAAAGCGTTTGGTGTGAATGCTGCAATACTTCCagaaaccactaggtggcgattgagtttaaaatgctttgacaCTTTGGGGCAatccacagaaaaaaagctattaAAGTCTTGTAAAGCTTCATCTGCACACCATTATTTTACCATTAAAAGGAAGTAAAGTTCCAGCAGCGGTACCAGTACCAGTTTAAGAACAGTGTGTTCAGCGTCTCCATGCACACAGACCAAACTGATGTACCATAAGTAAAAGGGAAGAAGCAAACAACTATATTCCTTTCAGAGTCATTTAAGCCTCCAGGaagatcttttttaaaataaacatagatCTTCTGATTAGATTGCAGCAACTCTTACTAAGTTTATCATGAAGGCCTCATTGATCATCCAGACTGTTCTAGTTAACTGTGATTTCTTCATTATttaatgcacacacacaaaactgtgTCCTAAAAATACTTAGCTATCCCCTTGCAGTCCTCTCCAGCATGGGTATCAGTTTCCTTTTGAGAGGAGAACAGCTGCTCAGCTAAATCTATATCATCAAGCAATGTCTCACCACAGGCTAATTAAAACATACATATAAAGCTAAGGCAGTGTGGATAGATGTTTGGCCAAATTTtacctttatatattttttttatgcaaccaagaaatactttcaaaacaaagaaacagcttATCTAGCGTTTTCCAGGAAATCCACAGCAAAACTTTTGAGTAAATGTACGTTATTAGTGTTCTGTGCCTTTAAATGGCTGCTCCATCTGCCCCAACACTTCTGTCGACCCACTTGGCAGGTGCAGCGTATCACATGTACCAGACAACTGGTCCAGGGTGCTTAGTGGACTCTGAATGGAtaccatttgttttgtttttttaaatctgaataaatacaaaaaaaaacacacacacaaaattagGTTTCTAAATATAACTATATTTTTTGTGACCATTTAAAAATCGCAGTTGGAAAATCAAAGTGTCACTGGGACACACTGCACTGACTATATAAATCCAATTCATACAACAAAGTGAGAAAAGAAAGGCCTTCATGGTAAACACACGTTTTTAACTGCTTCATGTGTCAACtaagcataaatatttaatcagagCGTCACCACTGTTCAAGATACTTCTGATCCctctagaaattagacaaaaaaacccccccaaaaaactacgATTCTCCCAGAATGACTGCTGATTGAATGTAAAGATAGAGCAGAAATGATGTCGGGCTGTTTATATCTATAAGAGCTTTCGAGGCTGCAACATGCTATCTGCGCTCTCTGTATTGATTGGTTGAAAGTATCCGCTGGGAATTAAGTGTGGGCTAACGCATCCGCATGTGCAGGCTGTGCTTGGGTCCGTCCACACGCTCCAACTTCTCAAAGTGTTTCCTCGCGTTTCGGATGTTGATGAGCGTCGCTGCAGACGCTGAAAAAcaagcagggaaaaaaaaaagataatactATATTTTGAAGAGACTTTAAGTGGTATGAATATTGCAAAAACGTTTTCACATCTTATACCGTAACCACCAACATTGATGTACTTACGAATAGAGGGGTCTGACATGATCACCATGACGTAAGTGTTGGAGGTGAAGACGTCGATAAAGGCCGCAAAGTTGGAGTTTCTAACTTCCATGCTTTGGAAAGAAGCTGCGAGTTTACTGAAATAACAAGATGGACGAAACGATTAAATGCGAGAAAAATCGACAGATGACGTTCAGCACGTGCGACGTGAACTTACCTACAGCTGAGCTTGAACTGTTTGATGATGTTACTGATCTTCTCAAACCTGTGAGCGTCACGCTGCTCTTTGCACTGATAGTGGGAGATTACCTACATGGGCAAACAGCACGCGGACATCGACATGCTTTAAATTCCCTGATCCAAATCTAGGCtactgaaaaaaacacacaatcttaccaagGATTTTTAGTCccgtttccagtgcaaatatctcagtaaacGTGAATTAAgactaaactaatttaaaagtaacttatcGGCAAGATccaggagcttgtttaaagtaaataactCCTTGACtggtgaaaaagtacttgttccatagtcagattatttcacttataatatgggaagattgtcttgttataagtaaatttatctgccaatggaacagcTGCCTTTTAACCAacattaagtaattatttacttaatacaagctcctgtatcttggtGAAAAGATACTTGTAAGTTTGTCTtcacttatttcaagtgtaataagatatttgcactgcaAACAAGACtaaaaatgcttggtaagattttgtgtttttgcagtgagacAGAAGTCAAAGGTCGCTCTCACCAGGAAAGTGGCTCTCTCAAACAGAAGAACTTCATCTGCTTCTATGATCTGTGCAAAATTTCTCAGGTTCGTCTCTAGCTGCTGGACGTTTGGGATGAGTTGATAAACTATGCTGGACCAGGCCTGCAGAGACATTTTAACGAGCGACTTTATCAGTGAATATAATGGGAGGGGGGGGGAAGCATTCAATCAAGTTAACTCACCTTGTACAATGTTTCATCCCAGATTGATGTCCTGAAGCACGTGCAAGCCAAAGGTCTAGACAGCCGCTTCAGGTCTTCTTCACGCTCCTTAAAGATctgtaaaagcaaaaaggaaGTTGCATCACAAAAACCAAGGAACAgagcagaaacataaaagaCTGCAAATGACAACACACCATCCCTGTGGTGACATATGGGAGTGGTGCGGGAATACTTCTCTTTAACACTTCAAAGACATCAATGTCATATTTGATTCAATCTTTAGTTTCACAAACcacattaataattaaaataataataattttcccaGAGTGCTGTTCATCCGTTTCGTTTTGTGtgtctgctctgtcttctcaaaccctCAGATGGCTGCTTGTACTGAGAACGGTTCTAGAGGTTGCTTCCTGGTAAAGGGGA encodes:
- the rraga gene encoding ras-related GTP-binding protein A; the protein is MSSSAMKKKVLLMGKSGSGKTSMRSIIFANYIARDTRRLGATIDVEHSHVRFLGNLVLNLWDCGGQDTFMENYFTSQRDNIFRNVEVLIYVFDVESRELEKDMHYYQSCLEAILQNSPDAKVFCLVHKMDLVQEDQRDLIFKEREEDLKRLSRPLACTCFRTSIWDETLYKAWSSIVYQLIPNVQQLETNLRNFAQIIEADEVLLFERATFLVISHYQCKEQRDAHRFEKISNIIKQFKLSCSKLAASFQSMEVRNSNFAAFIDVFTSNTYVMVIMSDPSIPSAATLINIRNARKHFEKLERVDGPKHSLHMRMR